A stretch of Dysidea avara chromosome 5, odDysAvar1.4, whole genome shotgun sequence DNA encodes these proteins:
- the LOC136255308 gene encoding UDP-sugar transporter UST74c-like has product MSVEGQSLLLVTQAGAAAFYGAASLLIIMVNKAVLTSFGFPSFQFLGLGQIVATLVVLQVAKLFKIIHFDNISMITIKKIFPLPLFYIGNLLFGLGGTQKLSLPMFVVLRRFTLLFTMLGEQYYLGIQSSLQVQISVGMMILGALVAASNDLSFQVIGYCFILFNNFCTSANVLVSKKMVDNKSDGLNKYGILFYNALVSLLPAMILAYTTGDIEKALSYDQWNNPFFIVMFLSSCIMGFVLMYSILLCTAINSPLTTMVTGCIKNIAVTYTGMFFGGDYVYSLTNFVGINVSAIGSLVYSYIKYAEQQEERNKKLKLNGDPRVTEEGKDNRDNQPVLPPSIK; this is encoded by the exons ATGTCCGTAGAGGGCCAGTCGTTATTGCTGGTGACACAAGCTGGAGCAGCTGCGTTCTATGGGGCTGCATCCCTGCTAATAATAATGGTCAACAAGGCGGTATTGACTAGCTTCGG GTTTCCATCTTTCCAATTTCTTGGATTGGGACag ATTGTAGCCACACTGGTCGTACTACAAGTAGCTAAACTGTTCAAGATCATTCACTTTGATAATATTAGTATGATTACTATCAAGAAG ATATTTCCTCTTCCATTGTTCTACATCGGAAATCTTTTATTTGGACTGGGAGGGACACAAAAATTAAG TTTACCGATGTTTGTAGTGTTGAGACGGTTCACTCTGCTGTTCACCATGTTGGGAGAGCAGTACTACCTGGG CATCCAGTCATCATTACAAGTACAGATCTCTGTAGGGATGATGATATTGGGGGCATTAGTGGCTGCCTC TAATGATTTGAGCTTCCAAGTGATTGGCTACTGTTTCATTTTGTTTAACAACTTTTGTACTTCAGCAAATG TTTTAGTGTCTAAGAAGATGGTGGACAATAAGTCTGAt GGTCTCAACAAATATGGTATACTCTTCTACAATGCTCTAGTATCTCTACTACCAGCCATGATATTGGCGTATACCACTGGGGACATTGAGAAGGCATTAAGTTATGATCAGTGGAACAACCCCTTCTTTATCGTGATGTTCTTGTCCTCCTGTATCATGGG GTTTGTATTGATGTACTCAATACTACTGTGTACTGCCATCAACTCTCCCCTGACTACCATGGTAACCGGCTGTATTAAG AACATTGCCGTCACCTACACTGGAATGTTCTTTGGTGGGGACTATGTGTACTCCCTGACCAACTTTGTGGGTATTAATGTCAG TGCAATAGGCAGTCTGGTCTACTCCTACATCAAATATGCTGAACAACAAGAGGAACGGAACAAGAAACTGAAACTCAATGGTGACCCGAGAGTCACGGAAGAAGGAAAAGATAATCGTGACAATCAACCAGTTCTCCCTCCTTCTATTAAATAA